A single window of Streptomyces sp. NBC_00464 DNA harbors:
- a CDS encoding mucoidy inhibitor MuiA family protein, whose product MSTEPKPNPVALPVTAVTCLEDRAHVERAAVLDLEAGVQRLRLGPVSALAVDRTLHAELASDHPATVLDVRIVRSWTPRDPSSSTADDSALRRRVHTLEDEQLALGQRRDRLHARLDLLGRLAADLLREIGEGAGSGESERERWAHELDRVDTERDTHGEQLRALEARLTSLTAELTDVRRTLHLSEEEPAELVAHIELTVEAAVAGPVGLRLSHLTPCALWRPAYRAVLEGDSLTLETDAMVWQRTGEDWSGVRLTLSTARSALAAEPPRLDEDRLTLKDRSAAERRTVDVELREEEIGDLGPASVLGLPGVDDGGEARVLKSPTPVSVPGDGRAHRVRLSAFTATAPSEYACSPELSPLVTQVVRFDNLSGHALLAGPVDLVRGNGFSGRGTLDFTAPGAPAELAFGSRDDYRVVRRATESRDVAALTQRTVVTRTVRLHLSRFSAPGEHGDRVVALRERVPVSEVAAVNIRVHKESCSPPPDVIDAEGIARWDVALPPGGRRTVTLVYELSASAKVTGL is encoded by the coding sequence ATGTCCACGGAACCGAAGCCGAACCCGGTCGCCCTTCCCGTCACCGCCGTCACCTGCCTGGAGGATCGCGCCCACGTCGAGCGCGCCGCCGTGCTCGACCTGGAGGCCGGGGTCCAGCGGCTGCGTCTGGGGCCGGTCAGTGCGCTGGCCGTCGACCGGACCCTCCATGCCGAGCTGGCCTCCGATCACCCCGCGACCGTGCTCGACGTGCGGATCGTCCGTAGCTGGACGCCGCGCGATCCGTCGTCCTCCACGGCCGACGACTCCGCTCTGCGCCGGCGCGTACACACCCTCGAAGATGAGCAACTGGCCCTGGGACAGCGACGCGACCGGCTCCACGCCCGCCTGGACCTGCTCGGCCGCCTCGCCGCCGATCTGCTGCGGGAGATCGGCGAAGGCGCCGGATCCGGGGAGTCGGAGCGGGAGCGCTGGGCCCACGAGCTGGACCGGGTCGACACCGAGCGCGACACGCACGGTGAGCAACTCCGCGCGTTGGAGGCCCGATTGACCTCTCTTACCGCCGAACTCACGGACGTCCGGCGAACACTGCATCTCTCGGAGGAGGAACCGGCCGAGCTGGTCGCTCATATCGAGCTGACCGTGGAGGCCGCGGTCGCCGGGCCCGTCGGGCTGCGCCTGAGCCACCTCACCCCGTGTGCGCTGTGGCGCCCCGCCTACCGGGCCGTGCTCGAAGGGGACTCGCTGACCCTGGAGACCGACGCGATGGTCTGGCAGCGCACCGGTGAGGACTGGTCCGGCGTACGGCTGACCTTGTCAACGGCCCGCTCGGCACTGGCCGCCGAGCCGCCACGGCTGGACGAGGACCGGCTGACGCTCAAGGACCGCTCCGCGGCGGAGCGCCGCACGGTCGACGTCGAACTGCGCGAGGAGGAGATCGGAGACCTCGGGCCGGCCTCGGTGCTCGGGCTGCCGGGGGTGGACGACGGCGGCGAGGCGCGGGTGCTGAAGTCCCCCACACCGGTCTCCGTACCCGGTGACGGCCGCGCCCACCGGGTGCGCCTCTCCGCGTTCACGGCGACCGCGCCCAGCGAGTACGCCTGCTCACCGGAGTTGTCTCCCCTGGTCACCCAGGTGGTGCGGTTCGACAACCTGTCCGGCCACGCGCTGCTCGCCGGACCTGTGGACCTGGTCCGCGGCAACGGATTCAGCGGCCGCGGCACCCTGGACTTCACCGCCCCCGGCGCCCCTGCCGAACTGGCCTTCGGCAGCCGCGACGACTACCGGGTGGTCCGCCGCGCGACGGAGTCCCGCGACGTGGCCGCCCTCACCCAGCGGACCGTGGTCACTCGCACGGTCCGGCTGCACCTGTCCCGGTTCTCCGCCCCCGGCGAGCACGGCGACCGGGTGGTCGCGCTTCGGGAGCGCGTCCCCGTCTCCGAAGTCGCGGCAGTGAACATACGCGTACACAAGGAATCCTGCTCCCCGCCACCCGACGTGATCGACGCCGAGGGCATCGCCCGCTGGGACGTCGCCCTTCCGCCCGGCGGCCGGCGCACGGTGACCCTGGTCTACGAGCTGTCGGCGAGCGCCAAGGTCACCGGGCTCTGA